One window of Pirellulales bacterium genomic DNA carries:
- a CDS encoding YjbQ family protein: VKESGIQDGIALINAMHITASVFINDNEPGLHRDYDKWLEQLAPFDPSPERYHHNRTGEDNADAHHKRQIMGREVVVAITGGRLHLGPWEHVFYYEFDGCRKKRVLVKMIGE; encoded by the coding sequence GTCAAAGAAAGCGGCATCCAGGATGGCATTGCGCTCATCAACGCCATGCACATCACCGCCAGCGTGTTCATCAACGACAATGAACCCGGCCTGCACCGCGACTACGACAAATGGCTCGAACAACTGGCCCCGTTCGACCCGTCGCCCGAGCGCTACCACCATAATCGCACGGGAGAGGACAATGCCGATGCCCACCACAAACGCCAGATCATGGGACGCGAAGTCGTCGTCGCCATCACCGGTGGCAGACTACACCTCGGTCCGTGGGAGCATGTCTTTTACTATGAATTCGACGGCTGTCGGAAAAAACGCGTGCTGGTAAAGATGATCGGAGAGTAG